The Canis lupus dingo isolate Sandy chromosome 4, ASM325472v2, whole genome shotgun sequence genome contains a region encoding:
- the G3BP1 gene encoding ras GTPase-activating protein-binding protein 1, with protein MVMEKPSPLLVGREFVRQYYTLLNQAPDMLHRFYGKNSSYVHGGLDSNGKPADAVYGQKEIHRKVMSQNFTNCHTKIRHVDAHATLNDGVVVQVMGLLSNNNQALRRFMQTFVLAPEGSVANKFYVHNDIFRYQDEVFGGFVTEPQEESEEEVEEPEERQQTPEVVPDDSGTFYDQSVSNDLEEHLEEPVAEPEPDPEPEPEQEPVSEIQEEKSEPVLEETAPEDTQKSSSPAPTDIAQTVQEDLRTFSWASVTSKNLPPSGAVPVTGIPPHVVKVPASQPRPESKPESQIPPQRPQRDQRVREQRINIPPQRGPRPIREAGEQGDVEPRRIVRHPDSHQLFIGNLPHEVDKSELKDFFQSYGNVVELRINSGGKLPNFGFVVFDDSEPVQKVLSNRPIMFRGEVRLNVEEKKTRAAREGDRRDNRLRGPGGPRGGLGGGMRGPSRGGMVQKPGFGVGRGIAPRQ; from the exons attttATGGAAAGAACTCTTCTTATGTCCATGGGGGATTGGATTCAAATGGAAAGCCAGCAGATGCAGTCTATGGACAGAAA GAGATCCATAGGAAAGTGATGTCACAAAACTTTACCAATTGCCACACTAAGATTCGCCATGTTGATGCTCATGCCACTCTGAATGATGGTGTGGTGGTCCAGGTGATGGGGTTGCTCTCTAATAACAACCAGGCTTTGAGGAGATTCATGCAGACATTTGTCCTTGCTCCTGAG GGCTCTGTTGCGAATAAGTTCTACGTTCACAATGATATCTTCAGATACCAAGATGAGGTCTTTGGTGGCTTTGTCACTGAGCCTCAGGAGG AATCTGAGGAAGAGGTAGAGGAACCTGAAGAAAGACAGCAGACACCTGAGGTGGTACCTGATGATTCTGGAACTTTCTATGATCAGAGTGTCAG CAATGACTTGGAAGAACATTTAGAGGAACCTGTTGCTGAACCAGAACCTGATCCTGAACCAGAACCAGAGCAAGAACCTGTGTCTGAGATCCAAGAGGAAAAGTCTGAGCCAGTATTGGAAGAAACTGCTCCTGAGGATACTCAGAAGAGTTCTTCTCCAGCACCTACGGACATAGCTCAGACAGTACAGGAAGACTTGAGG ACATTTTCTTGGGCATCTGTGACCAGTAAGAACCTTCCACCCAGTGGAGCTGTTCCAGTTACTGGGATACCACCTCATGTTGTTAAAGTACCAGCTTCACAG CCTCGCCCGGAATCTAAACCTGAATCTCAGATTCCACCACAGAGGCCTCAGAGAGATCAAAGAGTGCGAGAACAGCGGATAAATATTCCTCCCCAGAGGGGCCCCAGACCAA tccGTGAAGCTGGTGAGCAAGGTGACGTTGAGCCCCGAAGAATTGTGAGACACCCTGATAGTCACCAACTTTTTATTGGCAATCTACCACATGAAGTTGACAAATCGGagcttaaagatttttttcaaa GTTATGGGAATGTGGTGGAGCTACGCATTAACAGTGGCGGGAAATTACccaattttggttttgttgtgtttGATGATTCTGAGCCTGTTCAAAAGGTCCTTAGCAACAGG CCCATCATGTTCAGAGGTGAGGTCCGCCTGAATGTGGAAGAGAAGAAGACTCGAGCTGCCCGCGAAGGGGACCGGCGAGATAACCGCCTGCGGGGACCAGGAGGCCCTCGAGGTGGGCTGGGTGGTGGAATGCGAGGCCCTTCCCGTGGAGGCATGGTGCAGAAACCCGGATTTGGAGTGGGAAGGGGAATCGCTCCAAGGCAGTGA